From one Fibrobacter sp. UBA4297 genomic stretch:
- a CDS encoding Hpt domain-containing protein — protein sequence MTLSEFYSSIGESLNEVLERLRMESRVAKYLRLFLNDPSFSELKNAFAANDAKTAFRAAHTLKGVAANLGLNKLSASSSELTEDLRPEAFTANSQALLEKVEVDYVAAVAGIKQLEQ from the coding sequence ATGACGCTCTCTGAATTTTATAGCTCTATCGGTGAATCGCTCAACGAAGTTCTTGAAAGACTCCGTATGGAATCTCGCGTTGCAAAGTACTTGCGCCTCTTTTTGAACGACCCGAGTTTTAGCGAACTGAAGAACGCCTTTGCGGCAAATGACGCAAAGACTGCATTCCGTGCGGCACACACGCTTAAGGGTGTTGCGGCAAATCTCGGCTTGAACAAGCTCTCTGCATCGAGTAGTGAGCTCACCGAAGACCTGAGGCCAGAAGCATTCACAGCCAATTCTCAAGCGCTGCTGGAAAAAGTCGAAGTGGACTACGTTGCAGCAGTGGCAGGAATCAAGCAGTTGGAGCAGTGA
- a CDS encoding PAS domain-containing hybrid sensor histidine kinase/response regulator: MDCLESSDLTHAILSSAGVGLWTIELDEGRPPRMYADKAFLQILGFPEETLPEDLYNLWCNNIDLTYYEAFAESIGRMTRGEMSEQEYAWNHQSRGIIFLRSNGSRNNEYKRGVRLEGCCTDVTEQIEFKMHLRELDQYSDIANTLGDGFDSIYYIDTNDNSFIEFNAQGAVNTLDSKTCKDFFEGLERVLEKVVYREDWEAVKDFVNKEKLLRGLQKDRAVSVSFRFSFDGRLVYYRLKAAKTPDSENHIVVTLENVDEEESAKAERKAIANRDMAVISGLSDDFGCVVYVDYETLSEAHYRFDPVFDELVPGWSEIKNFGERLDVLVNTVVHPSDRESFCAATEPAKVLDMVEHEHVYFVNFRLQVHGEDVYYQIKFVKDENSKNHVIAGFHSVDAETKREMASLEKAELANKAKSAFLFNMSHDIRTPLNAMIGFTDMAVKNIDDKVKALDCLNKSKLSSEHLLSLINDVLDMSRIESGKVELDLNPVDLDENGDDLVPMLKSLAEKKNVHFEFNRHDIRDRYVYVDFLRLNQVLINVVSNAVKYTPSGGSVTVDIRQVASDRDGYGMYQFVIQDTGIGMSAEYQQHLFDEFSRERTSTVSKQQGTGLGLAISKRIVDMMEGTIDVESKVGEGSKFTIRIPMRIQENPESVEQVRFAHSEHESVSFEGFKVLVVEDNELNLEISKDILESAGIIVESAADGSIAVDCLKEKGPDYYDCVLMDIQMPVMDGFDATRAIRKMFPDKRIPIIALSANAFDEDRRKSLEAGMDGHLAKPIVIAQLEDALKKFLRR; the protein is encoded by the coding sequence ATGGATTGTCTCGAATCGTCAGACTTGACGCATGCGATCCTGTCTAGTGCAGGAGTCGGTTTGTGGACTATAGAGCTTGACGAAGGCAGGCCTCCAAGAATGTATGCCGACAAGGCCTTTCTCCAAATTCTTGGATTTCCCGAAGAAACTCTCCCCGAAGACCTTTACAACTTATGGTGCAATAATATTGACCTTACGTACTATGAGGCGTTTGCCGAATCCATCGGACGGATGACCCGCGGCGAAATGTCCGAACAGGAGTACGCCTGGAACCACCAGTCCCGCGGGATTATATTCTTGAGGAGCAACGGGAGCCGTAATAACGAATATAAGCGGGGGGTGCGCCTAGAAGGTTGCTGTACCGACGTGACGGAACAGATTGAGTTCAAAATGCATTTGCGTGAACTCGACCAGTATTCCGATATTGCAAATACGCTTGGTGATGGATTCGACAGCATCTATTACATTGATACCAATGACAACTCGTTCATTGAGTTTAACGCCCAGGGGGCGGTGAATACTCTTGACTCCAAGACCTGCAAGGATTTTTTCGAAGGCCTGGAACGGGTTTTGGAAAAGGTGGTCTACCGCGAAGACTGGGAGGCGGTCAAGGATTTTGTCAATAAGGAAAAATTGCTCCGTGGTTTGCAAAAGGACCGCGCTGTTTCGGTTTCTTTCCGCTTTTCCTTTGACGGAAGGCTAGTTTACTACCGTTTGAAGGCGGCAAAGACTCCGGATTCCGAAAATCACATCGTCGTGACGCTTGAAAACGTCGATGAAGAGGAATCTGCTAAGGCCGAACGCAAGGCGATTGCAAACCGCGACATGGCTGTGATTTCTGGCCTTTCCGATGACTTTGGTTGTGTGGTGTATGTAGATTACGAGACGCTTTCCGAAGCGCATTACCGTTTTGACCCTGTATTCGATGAGCTTGTTCCGGGATGGTCCGAGATAAAGAACTTCGGCGAGCGCCTAGATGTTCTTGTCAATACTGTTGTCCATCCGAGCGACCGGGAATCGTTCTGTGCGGCGACCGAGCCTGCCAAAGTTCTTGACATGGTTGAGCACGAACACGTGTACTTTGTCAACTTCAGGCTGCAAGTCCATGGCGAAGATGTTTACTACCAGATTAAGTTTGTCAAGGATGAAAACTCGAAAAATCACGTGATTGCCGGTTTCCATAGCGTTGACGCCGAGACAAAGCGCGAAATGGCGAGTCTCGAAAAAGCGGAACTTGCGAACAAGGCCAAAAGCGCATTCCTATTCAACATGTCGCACGACATCCGTACACCGCTCAATGCAATGATTGGCTTTACCGACATGGCAGTCAAAAATATTGACGATAAAGTAAAAGCTCTTGATTGCCTCAACAAGTCAAAGCTTTCGAGTGAGCATCTTTTGTCCTTAATCAACGACGTGCTGGACATGTCGCGCATTGAAAGCGGCAAGGTGGAACTGGACTTAAACCCGGTTGATCTGGACGAAAATGGCGATGATTTAGTTCCGATGCTCAAGTCCTTGGCCGAAAAGAAAAATGTACACTTTGAATTTAACCGTCATGATATCCGGGACCGCTATGTGTATGTCGATTTCTTGCGCTTGAACCAAGTGCTGATTAACGTTGTCTCGAATGCGGTGAAATATACGCCTTCCGGAGGCTCGGTTACGGTCGATATACGCCAGGTTGCCTCGGATCGCGATGGCTACGGAATGTACCAGTTTGTCATTCAGGATACGGGTATCGGCATGAGCGCAGAATACCAGCAGCACCTCTTTGATGAATTCTCCCGTGAAAGGACATCTACGGTCAGTAAGCAACAGGGAACGGGGCTTGGTCTTGCTATCTCGAAGCGCATAGTCGATATGATGGAAGGGACGATTGATGTGGAAAGTAAAGTTGGGGAGGGCTCCAAGTTTACGATTCGCATCCCGATGCGCATTCAGGAAAATCCCGAGTCTGTGGAGCAGGTGCGTTTTGCTCACTCCGAACATGAATCAGTTTCATTCGAGGGCTTCAAGGTTCTTGTTGTTGAAGATAACGAACTGAATCTGGAAATATCGAAGGATATTCTTGAAAGTGCAGGGATTATCGTAGAATCTGCAGCCGACGGCTCCATTGCCGTGGATTGCTTAAAGGAAAAAGGCCCTGACTACTACGATTGCGTTTTGATGGATATCCAGATGCCGGTGATGGATGGCTTTGATGCGACACGCGCTATCCGCAAGATGTTCCCGGACAAGCGCATCCCGATTATTGCTCTTTCTGCAAATGCTTTTGATGAAGACCGCCGTAAATCCCTAGAAGCGGGTATGGATGGTCACTTGGCAAAGCCCATCGTTATAGCCCAGCTCGAAGATGCGTTGAAGAAGTTTCTTAGACGTTGA
- a CDS encoding acyltransferase family protein — translation MPKPANYFPAIDGLRLLASLNIVMLHLGSSNALMYMSDCKWVMPIISAPAFAAGIFYVLAGFLFASKYSDPDRSIPVIPFMFSRIAKLYRLHFFMTLLMFVLVIFKMSGYTHLPAFSEIGDCASAGLAKMFHPWRSLLMHLSLTWSIVPDLGMKLNEPSWSLTSFFLCYAITPWFSRWLIRQNRRTLWILFGCVFVPGILWAIVYGKTGNLWFDGFDAKYRFFHMFAPVRVFEYIFGMVLYRLYNEGVFDVFKKDYVSGVAQALLLLALYGSLFLMRPDANPGYNYFIHHSLPIFIYGMFVVCLLSGKGFLARFFCIPLVRRVGRASFYPYLIHLPIITFAWGICNLNRPKNTILLLLFIYTVSTLYMEFKIWRRKKVKART, via the coding sequence ATGCCGAAACCAGCAAATTATTTCCCCGCCATTGACGGGCTCCGTCTTCTTGCGAGCCTGAACATTGTCATGCTCCATCTAGGCAGTTCCAACGCCCTTATGTACATGTCCGATTGCAAGTGGGTCATGCCCATCATTTCGGCGCCTGCCTTTGCCGCGGGGATTTTCTATGTGCTGGCCGGTTTCCTTTTCGCAAGCAAGTACAGCGACCCGGACCGCAGTATCCCGGTCATCCCGTTCATGTTCAGCCGCATTGCGAAGCTTTACCGTTTGCACTTTTTCATGACGCTCCTCATGTTTGTGCTCGTCATTTTCAAGATGAGCGGCTACACGCATTTACCCGCATTCTCTGAAATAGGCGATTGCGCCTCGGCGGGGCTTGCGAAGATGTTCCACCCGTGGCGGAGCCTCCTCATGCATCTCTCGCTCACGTGGTCGATAGTCCCGGATCTCGGCATGAAGTTGAATGAACCGTCTTGGTCCTTGACGAGCTTTTTCCTCTGCTATGCGATTACGCCGTGGTTCAGCCGTTGGCTTATCCGGCAGAATCGTCGCACGCTCTGGATTCTCTTTGGCTGCGTGTTCGTTCCGGGCATCCTTTGGGCTATCGTGTATGGCAAAACGGGCAATTTATGGTTTGATGGTTTCGATGCCAAGTACCGCTTTTTCCACATGTTTGCTCCGGTACGCGTCTTTGAATATATCTTTGGCATGGTGCTTTACCGCCTTTACAACGAGGGCGTCTTTGACGTTTTCAAGAAAGATTATGTGAGTGGCGTGGCCCAAGCGCTGCTGCTCCTTGCACTTTACGGAAGTCTCTTCCTTATGCGTCCTGATGCAAATCCAGGGTATAATTATTTTATCCACCATAGCCTTCCGATTTTCATTTACGGTATGTTTGTGGTGTGCCTCCTTTCGGGCAAGGGCTTCTTGGCGAGATTCTTCTGCATCCCGCTTGTGCGTCGTGTTGGCCGTGCGTCTTTCTACCCGTACTTGATCCATTTGCCTATCATCACGTTTGCGTGGGGCATTTGCAACCTGAACCGTCCGAAGAACACCATCCTTTTGCTCCTCTTTATCTATACGGTTAGCACGCTTTACATGGAATTTAAAATCTGGCGCCGCAAGAAGGTTAAGGCTAGGACCTAG
- a CDS encoding HD domain-containing phosphohydrolase, with protein MSNERAKILIVDDDAMNRVVLSDLLSDEYDIIEAKDGNEAIDILEKMAQEITLVLLDMIMPGRDGLEVLKVMNDQGWIKGTPVVMISAETSSPQVEKAFSLGVTDFIYRPFDQMVVQTRVRNTINLYLKQMQLSELVTDKIYERTRNSDMLISILSHIVEFRNGESGMHVLHIKKITDILLRALLKRTKEYKITEEEINTIATASSMHDIGKITIPDEILNKPGKLTKEEFEIMKQHSINGANMLEAIQFFKNEPLMKFTYDICRWHHERFDGRGYPDGLKGDEIPISAQVVSVADVYDALTSERCYKKAFSHEKALEMIRNNECGVFNPLLLECLGDVADSLPQELKDHRSSKLSDTDFAKIARSFFESTEENSNNIIYEQYLTERKKSQFFASLQRGVTFEYTYEPSLLKLEAKNARALSFPKVMSEPENNSDFWNIFGRENWDEFVKLLHDPQLNNDSFTFNSEMRVKGEKCPCKIRVQQCWNRRNPENPELISVYGCVEFFR; from the coding sequence ATGAGCAACGAACGTGCAAAAATTTTGATTGTCGATGACGACGCCATGAACAGGGTTGTACTTTCGGACCTGCTCTCTGACGAATATGATATCATCGAAGCAAAAGACGGCAACGAGGCCATCGATATTCTCGAAAAGATGGCTCAAGAAATCACGCTCGTCTTGCTGGACATGATTATGCCTGGACGTGACGGGCTCGAGGTCCTCAAGGTCATGAACGACCAAGGATGGATCAAAGGGACTCCTGTCGTGATGATTTCGGCAGAGACCTCCTCCCCGCAAGTGGAAAAAGCGTTTTCGCTCGGCGTGACCGACTTTATTTACCGCCCGTTCGACCAGATGGTCGTGCAGACCCGCGTCCGCAATACCATCAACCTTTACTTAAAGCAAATGCAGCTTTCGGAACTTGTGACCGACAAGATTTACGAAAGAACGCGAAACAGCGACATGCTGATTTCCATCTTGAGCCACATTGTGGAATTCCGTAATGGAGAAAGTGGCATGCACGTGCTGCACATCAAGAAAATCACCGATATCCTTTTACGCGCCTTGCTCAAGCGCACCAAAGAATACAAGATCACCGAAGAAGAAATCAACACCATTGCAACAGCCTCTTCAATGCACGACATTGGGAAAATCACAATTCCTGACGAGATTTTAAACAAGCCCGGCAAGCTCACGAAAGAAGAATTCGAAATCATGAAGCAGCACTCCATTAACGGAGCCAACATGCTCGAAGCTATCCAGTTCTTCAAGAACGAGCCGCTGATGAAGTTCACTTATGACATCTGCCGCTGGCACCACGAACGTTTCGACGGTCGAGGTTACCCCGACGGCCTCAAAGGCGACGAAATCCCTATCAGTGCTCAAGTCGTTTCTGTTGCCGACGTCTATGACGCACTTACTAGCGAGCGCTGTTACAAGAAGGCGTTCAGCCACGAGAAGGCGCTTGAGATGATCCGCAACAACGAATGCGGCGTATTCAATCCCCTGCTTTTAGAATGTCTCGGAGATGTTGCCGACAGCCTGCCTCAAGAGCTGAAAGACCATCGCTCAAGCAAGCTTAGCGATACAGACTTTGCCAAAATTGCGCGTTCCTTTTTTGAAAGCACCGAAGAAAATTCGAACAACATCATCTACGAGCAGTATCTAACGGAACGTAAAAAAAGCCAGTTCTTCGCCTCGTTACAGAGAGGTGTTACGTTTGAATACACTTACGAGCCTTCGTTACTGAAGCTTGAAGCCAAGAACGCCAGGGCGTTAAGTTTTCCGAAGGTCATGTCCGAGCCCGAAAACAATAGCGATTTCTGGAATATCTTCGGGCGGGAAAACTGGGATGAATTTGTAAAATTGCTGCACGATCCACAGCTAAACAATGACTCGTTCACGTTTAATAGCGAAATGCGAGTGAAAGGCGAAAAATGCCCATGCAAGATCAGGGTCCAACAATGCTGGAACAGACGCAACCCCGAGAATCCGGAACTCATTTCCGTCTACGGGTGCGTGGAATTCTTTAGGTAA
- a CDS encoding response regulator, producing MSDGENQAAYAELFTEIFYEQFISAYYVNLLDYTYVVYYRKKGIEKKYGNGENAVEALQKFISEDVHPDDREMLKNLVSPDYIRKRLKKESSFSYVVREIATDKERYCKLQVTRGRDDDHIALSFLNVDDEIRKRMKVEEGYHIIQALASEYNVLYRIDLESEKMLSYIKSQTHSGFEKQIHSDTKYSDALEKYAKGIVCDRDADRLLTLASVQSIREKLSKQSHFEIDYQDKFGHYFEMKFVRVSGAKLSVFVVAVADRDEEMRASAMNREFSEIANALSIEYEIIYYVNLKDESYDVFSQEGSYIKLKLLMSGKHFFDECSRDIKKIIYPQDIDKITETMNKEKLLKRLAEEKSFSVEYRLTVNRDVQYYRLNVLSSKAADDHVIIAVANVNKEVVARKERERDMERNFEIINVLATEYSSVYYIDLETDTFTPYTMSSYTETKFGEIFSNGNCYSKLFQMYVDGFVYELDRKRVAAAASIENIKAQLENQKSFTTQYRKYEGNGTRYIEMKYVKVGAANGRPRAVVLCFADKDAEILSRYVDSKLYEDYFAVYFVSLEDDTVRSVRDSTVYEKAKFYGGFAKYSSVVLEFSKEVLPEFREMWEHMADVEFMRAYLANDDKREFNYRALKGEWRRVTSFVIERRNGVPISFVMTFMFIDNMTAQKMELDAKIAEQKLELEKQQKLLEQALVQAEKANNAKTMFLSNMSHDIRTPMNAIIGFTNLALNNLEDPVMVKNYLEKTVVSSTHLLSLINDILDMSRIESGKIRLEEVNCNLSEIMHDLNTIILGQASAKQQNLYMDTFNIENEHVVCDKLRLHQMLINLLSNAVKFTPVGGHIHVFVRQTGKGEKTGTYEFHVKDDGIGMSPEFLNVLYEPFERERTSTISKTQGTGLGMSITKKIVDMMGGRIDVISAPNQGTEFIIRLNLKIQDTSVIMMKLDSLQNARALVVASDYNACSSATNLLRRLGMRAEWTMYGKEAVLRIKESIDRREAYSVVVLDDLLLDMDGFDAVRQIRMIPGHENLIVVMASYDCANFEKEAREAGVNAFMSKPLFLSEMHNVLARAIGMLKEEVKDEGDVFCNFAGKKILLVEDNELNREIAQTVLEEMKLVVDTAEDGSVALKMLKVAKPGAYDMILMDVQMPVMDGLEASRQIRALRNDYFKHVPIVAMTANAFEEDRKAAMDAGMNEHIAKPIDVEKLKKVLHKFLG from the coding sequence ATGAGTGATGGTGAGAATCAGGCTGCATACGCTGAACTGTTCACGGAAATCTTTTACGAGCAGTTTATTTCGGCATATTATGTCAATTTGCTGGATTATACGTATGTCGTTTACTATCGCAAGAAGGGCATCGAAAAAAAGTATGGCAATGGCGAAAATGCCGTTGAAGCTCTCCAGAAGTTTATTTCCGAAGATGTCCACCCCGATGACCGGGAAATGCTGAAAAATCTCGTGTCGCCGGATTATATCCGCAAGCGCCTCAAAAAAGAGAGCAGTTTTTCGTACGTGGTACGTGAAATTGCAACTGACAAGGAGCGCTACTGCAAGCTGCAAGTCACCCGCGGCCGCGATGACGACCACATCGCCTTGAGCTTCTTGAACGTCGATGACGAAATCCGCAAACGCATGAAGGTCGAAGAAGGGTACCACATCATTCAGGCGCTGGCCTCGGAATACAATGTACTCTACCGCATTGACCTTGAATCCGAAAAGATGCTCTCGTACATCAAGTCCCAGACGCATAGCGGCTTTGAAAAGCAAATCCATAGCGATACAAAATATTCCGATGCGCTCGAAAAATACGCCAAAGGAATTGTATGTGATAGAGATGCCGATCGCCTTTTGACGTTGGCGTCTGTCCAAAGTATCCGAGAAAAGTTGTCAAAGCAAAGTCATTTTGAAATAGATTACCAGGATAAGTTTGGTCACTATTTCGAGATGAAGTTTGTTCGTGTTTCTGGTGCGAAGTTGTCTGTGTTTGTCGTGGCTGTTGCGGACCGCGACGAGGAAATGCGGGCAAGTGCCATGAACCGCGAATTTTCCGAAATTGCAAATGCGCTGAGTATTGAGTACGAAATCATCTACTACGTGAACTTGAAAGACGAATCGTATGACGTATTCAGTCAAGAAGGCAGCTACATCAAGCTGAAGCTTTTGATGTCCGGCAAGCACTTCTTTGATGAATGTTCAAGAGATATCAAGAAGATTATCTATCCGCAAGACATTGACAAGATTACCGAAACCATGAACAAGGAAAAGCTGCTGAAACGGCTTGCGGAAGAAAAGTCATTTTCTGTGGAATATCGCCTTACCGTAAATCGCGATGTGCAGTATTATCGTCTCAATGTGCTGAGCTCCAAGGCTGCCGATGACCATGTCATCATCGCTGTCGCTAATGTCAATAAGGAAGTAGTGGCAAGGAAAGAGCGCGAACGCGATATGGAACGCAATTTCGAAATTATCAATGTGCTTGCAACAGAGTATTCTTCTGTCTATTACATTGACCTCGAAACAGATACGTTTACGCCGTACACGATGAGTTCCTATACAGAAACAAAGTTTGGAGAAATATTCTCAAACGGAAACTGCTATTCTAAGTTATTCCAAATGTACGTTGACGGTTTTGTCTATGAGCTTGACCGGAAACGGGTGGCCGCAGCGGCGTCCATTGAAAACATCAAGGCTCAACTTGAAAACCAGAAGTCGTTTACGACGCAGTACCGAAAGTACGAGGGCAACGGCACCCGCTATATCGAGATGAAGTACGTAAAAGTTGGGGCTGCAAACGGGCGGCCAAGAGCTGTGGTGCTGTGCTTTGCCGACAAGGATGCCGAAATCCTGAGCCGCTATGTGGATAGCAAACTCTATGAAGATTATTTTGCCGTTTATTTTGTAAGTCTAGAAGACGATACGGTCCGCAGTGTCCGCGATTCGACGGTCTATGAAAAAGCGAAGTTTTATGGCGGCTTCGCCAAGTATAGCAGTGTCGTTCTTGAATTCAGCAAGGAGGTTCTTCCAGAATTCCGTGAAATGTGGGAGCACATGGCGGATGTTGAATTTATGCGTGCCTACCTTGCCAATGACGACAAGCGCGAATTCAATTATAGGGCGCTGAAGGGAGAATGGCGCCGTGTGACGTCTTTTGTGATTGAACGTCGAAATGGCGTTCCGATAAGTTTTGTCATGACATTCATGTTCATCGACAATATGACCGCCCAGAAGATGGAACTCGATGCAAAAATTGCGGAACAGAAACTGGAACTTGAAAAACAGCAGAAACTTCTGGAACAGGCTCTTGTGCAGGCCGAAAAGGCGAACAACGCAAAGACGATGTTCCTTTCGAACATGTCGCATGACATCCGCACGCCGATGAACGCCATTATCGGTTTTACAAATTTGGCATTGAACAACCTCGAAGACCCGGTAATGGTCAAGAACTATTTGGAAAAGACGGTTGTCTCGAGTACGCATCTCTTGTCGCTCATCAACGATATTCTCGATATGAGCCGTATTGAATCGGGCAAGATTCGTCTTGAAGAAGTGAATTGCAACTTGTCCGAAATTATGCATGACCTGAATACGATTATTTTGGGCCAGGCAAGCGCCAAGCAGCAGAACCTTTATATGGACACTTTTAACATTGAGAATGAACACGTTGTCTGTGACAAGCTGCGCTTGCACCAGATGCTAATCAACTTGCTTTCGAACGCGGTCAAGTTTACGCCTGTTGGCGGTCATATCCACGTGTTTGTCCGTCAGACCGGGAAAGGCGAAAAAACGGGAACGTATGAGTTCCATGTCAAGGACGATGGCATCGGCATGAGTCCGGAATTCTTGAATGTCCTGTATGAACCGTTTGAACGTGAACGCACCTCGACGATTTCCAAGACGCAGGGCACCGGACTTGGGATGTCCATCACCAAGAAAATTGTCGATATGATGGGCGGCCGCATTGATGTCATTAGCGCCCCGAATCAGGGAACGGAATTCATTATCCGCTTGAATCTGAAAATTCAGGATACGTCCGTGATCATGATGAAGCTGGATTCTTTGCAAAACGCGCGTGCTCTTGTGGTCGCTAGCGATTACAACGCATGTTCGAGTGCAACAAATCTTTTGCGCCGCTTAGGGATGCGTGCCGAATGGACAATGTATGGCAAGGAAGCCGTGTTGCGGATAAAAGAGTCCATCGATCGGCGCGAGGCGTATTCTGTTGTTGTTTTGGACGACCTGTTGCTGGATATGGATGGCTTTGATGCCGTCCGACAAATCCGCATGATTCCTGGCCATGAAAATCTGATAGTCGTTATGGCGTCTTATGATTGTGCAAACTTCGAGAAAGAGGCACGCGAGGCGGGGGTGAATGCGTTTATGAGTAAGCCGCTGTTCCTCTCCGAGATGCACAATGTCCTCGCGCGTGCCATTGGCATGTTAAAAGAAGAAGTGAAGGATGAGGGCGATGTCTTTTGCAATTTTGCCGGGAAGAAAATTCTTCTTGTCGAAGACAACGAGCTCAACCGCGAAATTGCTCAGACCGTTCTTGAAGAGATGAAACTTGTCGTTGATACTGCAGAAGATGGAAGTGTCGCCTTGAAAATGCTCAAGGTGGCAAAGCCGGGCGCCTACGACATGATATTGATGGACGTGCAGATGCCAGTGATGGATGGTCTAGAGGCGTCCCGTCAGATAAGGGCTTTGCGCAACGATTACTTCAAGCATGTCCCGATTGTTGCGATGACCGCAAACGCATTTGAAGAAGACCGCAAGGCCGCTATGGATGCCGGCATGAACGAGCACATCGCAAAACCCATTGATGTTGAAAAACTCAAAAAAGTCCTGCACAAATTTTTAGGATAG